Below is a window of candidate division WOR-3 bacterium DNA.
ATATAACCTATCAACAGGAATCTGTAAAACTTCATAATAATCTTTTATAACCCATAGGCCACCATACCAGAATAATAATTCCAACCTAAATGGAACATTATTAATAACAACTAAATCACACTGACGAGGAAATAAACCAGATACACACTTACCAAAAGCCCAAACATAACGATACCTCCTAAACCTAAAATACTTATATAACCAATCCCTTAATAACATCACTTCAACACCTTCTTGTACGAATTTAACAGTTATATCTTTTCCCATTACAAAATATAAGGTTCAAATTTATTTAACATAAAGTTTTTCAATTTCAGCTTTTTCATGCTCCCTTTATCACTTATATATTAAAAAATTGTAATTAAAATTAAACTTTTTCTTCAAATCAACTATAAATTATTATTTATAATTATTAGATAAAAAAAACTCAAAAATGTGATTACCATTTAACCACCATTTTATCTCAATTTTTTCAAATTATCATAGATTTTAATAGTTCCAATAGAAAATTTTGAAATATTCAGAATAAAAGATTTTGGGAAAGGGATAAAAGCATTTATAGGATTTAAAGAGGATTTGCAAAAGAATGTTGAAAGGGTTTATAATTTATCTATGCAGGATAATTTTATTGAATTATTGAGAAAATATTTAGAAGAAGCAAAAGAATATTTACAAAAAGGCGATGTTCCTCAATCTTCAGAAAAAATTTATTGGATAGTTGAAAAAAGTATAAAATTTTTAGCCGAGAAAGAAAATTTAGTTCCTGAAGAAGTTAAACAAAAAGAGAAATGGTCAAGTAAATTATTAAGAGATACTGCATTAGAATTAGCCAAAAAATTAAATGAAAAGAAAATTAGAGAAGTATGGTGGAAAGCTTTTGATTTACATATTTGGGGATTTCATGAAAATTTTATTCCAATTGAAGATGTGCAGGAAAATTTTTGGATAGGTGAATGGATGATAGATTTTTTAAAAGAAAAATATTTCTCTTAAATGAAGATTAAGACACTTAAATCCAGAAAGTAATTTTTTATTTAAATAAAGTTTATAGTGCTCTTTATAATGTTCTTTCTTAACCTATAAATTAAATAATTTTTAAGTATTTTATCTTTCGTAGCAACCTATATCAAAATTATTGCCCTGTGGTCTTGGTCTTCCATCTAAATCAATAGAAGGAGCAAGATTTGAAGTTCCAGCATCAATTGCCGGACTTCCATTCCTTAAATGATAGTCTCCTTCTATTCCCCATGCTGTTCTTACAAACAAGGGGTTACCGTAAATATTACCTGGTCCAAGATCATGAATATTTGTTGAATCATACACAGTGTTCCCATGTTCAAGAACAAATGGACTTCTTGGAAAATAGAAAAGGTTATTTTCTGCTATAATGGTTGAGGCTTCGTTTATATAAATAGGACACTCTGGTCCTCTTCCGCAAAAAATATTGTTTATAAGAACAATAGTTTGCGGCCGGGTTTGCCCATATTCCACATACATGAGATAATTATTCCCCAGAGTATCATCAATTGTGCAATTTATTATTTCAAATCTTTGATTTGGTTCTCCCTCGTCTCCCTGGTCTATCACAATTGCAGCCCATGGAGTGGGAGTAGTATTTCTATCACCTCTTCCATAAATCAGTGTGTTTATTATTCTTGAAGTTCCCTTCCATAATTTAACTCCATCGCCCGAATTATTAGCAACAATACACTCCTTTACAGTGGTATTATAAGCCTTTGAATCAAGACCATCTCCATAATTATGCATTGCAACAGTATTTTCAATCAAAATTGGTCCCAAGGAAGTTTCAATTCCAAATCCATCTGGTCTATCATACACATCGCAACTATCTTTACCTTGATAATAGTGCCCACTATAGGAAAGTGTGCATCCCTTTATAGTAACATTTTGCCAACCACCTTGACTTGGTTCAGGTCCACCAAGCCCTCCAAAACCACAATATTCAATCCTGCATCCAGAAATTTCTAAAAAATTAACATCTCTAATGTTCATACCCATTCCATCTATGTGATGAATATACACATTTTTAACAACAATATTATTAGCAGGTTCCCATATATATATTCCATCCCAGAAAAATTTACCTTCACCTCTCATTGTATCATTATGGGTAATTTCAATATTCTCAATCCATATATAACTTTTCCCGGAAAGATC
It encodes the following:
- a CDS encoding right-handed parallel beta-helix repeat-containing protein, whose product is MLKIKRVLFFLFILSILITGCKKREGTTQPPPEPRPNVHYDYLLLSYEDFIIPPSGTPGNWIYIIGGNINGTYYVSPNGNDSNPGTRERPFKSIAYGVSRLSPGDTLVILPGGTNRRPVIAGGNALNCAFDLSGKSYIWIENIEITHNDTMRGEGKFFWDGIYIWEPANNIVVKNVYIHHIDGMGMNIRDVNFLEISGCRIEYCGFGGLGGPEPSQGGWQNVTIKGCTLSYSGHYYQGKDSCDVYDRPDGFGIETSLGPILIENTVAMHNYGDGLDSKAYNTTVKECIVANNSGDGVKLWKGTSRIINTLIYGRGDRNTTPTPWAAIVIDQGDEGEPNQRFEIINCTIDDTLGNNYLMYVEYGQTRPQTIVLINNIFCGRGPECPIYINEASTIIAENNLFYFPRSPFVLEHGNTVYDSTNIHDLGPGNIYGNPLFVRTAWGIEGDYHLRNGSPAIDAGTSNLAPSIDLDGRPRPQGNNFDIGCYER
- a CDS encoding PaREP1 family protein; protein product: MQDNFIELLRKYLEEAKEYLQKGDVPQSSEKIYWIVEKSIKFLAEKENLVPEEVKQKEKWSSKLLRDTALELAKKLNEKKIREVWWKAFDLHIWGFHENFIPIEDVQENFWIGEWMIDFLKEKYFS